From the genome of Lentimonas sp. CC4, one region includes:
- a CDS encoding sulfatase, with product MRYIIPLLLAALSVQLSAAQKPNIILFVTDDHGMDALGCYGNPVIQTPNMDKLAENGVRFTNAYCTSASCAASRSVILTGKYGHATGSYGHVHDYHHFSTFDGVDSLPVLLEAAGYQTARVGKYHVAPEAVYHFDTTLEADPRSTIEMAEACKDVINQDAPFFLYFCPDDPHRGNPFTPEVWSDPNSFGNKTEPYPGETQIKYDPAEVLVPAFMPDSPESRAEIAQYYQSISRIDQGLGKLQTLLEDAGKSENTLIIYISDNGMAFPGAKTTVYEPGIQLPCIVMDPQNDAAGLVNQAMITWADLTPTILDYADVAYSADAFHGRSILPILNESDANGWDEIYASHNFHELTMYYPMRVVRNGDYKLIWNIAYGLSYPFASDLWAASTWQQVHRSGNEYYGNRKVEDFLHRKEFELYDLSNDPNELINLADDPQSAAMLESLKDQIKAFQVRTNDPWYILWSNDASMQGSGVNL from the coding sequence ATGCGTTACATCATTCCCCTACTCTTGGCCGCCCTCAGCGTTCAACTCTCCGCTGCCCAGAAGCCCAACATCATTTTATTCGTCACCGACGACCACGGCATGGATGCCCTCGGTTGCTATGGTAATCCCGTCATTCAAACGCCGAACATGGACAAGCTGGCAGAGAACGGCGTGCGCTTCACGAATGCCTACTGCACTAGCGCCAGTTGTGCCGCCAGTCGCTCCGTCATCCTGACGGGTAAATACGGCCATGCGACAGGATCCTATGGCCACGTGCATGATTACCACCACTTCAGCACGTTTGATGGCGTCGATTCCCTGCCTGTGCTGCTGGAAGCTGCGGGCTATCAAACCGCTCGTGTTGGCAAATACCACGTCGCGCCAGAAGCCGTCTATCATTTCGATACCACGCTCGAAGCCGATCCACGCAGCACCATCGAAATGGCTGAAGCGTGTAAGGACGTCATCAACCAGGACGCACCCTTCTTCCTCTACTTCTGCCCAGATGACCCGCATCGCGGGAACCCCTTCACTCCAGAAGTCTGGAGCGACCCGAATTCTTTCGGCAACAAAACCGAGCCCTACCCCGGCGAAACACAAATCAAATATGATCCTGCCGAAGTGCTTGTGCCCGCGTTCATGCCCGACAGCCCGGAGTCCCGCGCCGAGATCGCTCAATACTACCAATCCATTTCGCGAATCGACCAAGGCCTCGGTAAATTACAGACACTGCTGGAAGATGCAGGAAAATCAGAAAACACGCTGATTATTTATATCTCCGACAACGGCATGGCCTTTCCCGGAGCCAAAACCACCGTTTATGAACCTGGCATCCAATTGCCATGCATCGTAATGGATCCTCAAAATGATGCGGCCGGTTTGGTCAATCAGGCCATGATCACATGGGCCGACCTCACACCCACCATTCTCGACTATGCCGATGTCGCCTACAGCGCGGATGCCTTCCACGGTCGCTCCATTCTACCGATTCTCAACGAATCGGATGCCAACGGATGGGATGAAATATATGCGTCTCACAACTTCCATGAACTCACGATGTATTACCCGATGCGCGTGGTGCGTAACGGCGACTATAAGCTGATCTGGAATATCGCCTACGGCCTATCCTATCCCTTCGCGTCCGACCTCTGGGCCGCGTCCACATGGCAGCAGGTCCACCGCTCCGGCAACGAATACTACGGCAACCGTAAGGTCGAAGACTTCCTGCACCGCAAAGAATTTGAACTCTACGACCTATCAAATGACCCCAACGAACTGATCAACTTGGCAGACGATCCACAATCCGCAGCCATGCTCGAATCGCTCAAAGATCAGATTAAAGCCTTTCAAGTGCGAACGAACGACCCGTGGTATATTTTGTGGTCAAACGACGCGAGTATGCAAGGGAGCGGAGTCAATCTATAG
- a CDS encoding DNA-binding transcriptional regulator has protein sequence MKQFDRKIPQVAILLDPSSGWARKILKGILSYANEVGPWHVWINSKRNNSLEDIPKGWRGDGVITRIDTPKLASEIKKLGLHAVDVSDNPLPDPVAPCIRTDDRASTKMAAQHFLDRGLRNIAFVGPTNMPNPVWYAKAFEEAVESHGLSLTALKLQKDQPNLHETITEWLQGLTKPVGVLVWGHGYARAVVDCCMAANISVPHDVAVLSGSYDELLSHACFPSLSGVLGPTETIGYQAAKTLHRQMKGETVPIDVTYIPPLGVMDRLSTDTLAVRDPKLLQVVSYIREHAFEPITTDDILRAVPMARRSLERHFQQAFGHSPVDEIRRIRIDKARRLLAETDMQMQNIAEVCGYATYNYLTHVFKKTTGMTPRDYRKQFRSQGQGASN, from the coding sequence GTGAAGCAATTCGACCGAAAAATACCCCAAGTCGCTATTCTCCTCGACCCCTCAAGTGGTTGGGCCCGAAAAATCCTCAAAGGCATTCTATCCTACGCCAATGAAGTAGGCCCATGGCATGTGTGGATTAATTCGAAGCGAAACAACTCTCTAGAAGATATCCCCAAAGGATGGCGTGGCGATGGTGTCATTACACGCATCGACACACCAAAACTGGCGAGTGAGATCAAAAAGCTAGGGCTGCATGCTGTGGATGTTTCAGACAACCCACTCCCTGACCCCGTCGCGCCCTGCATTCGGACCGACGACCGTGCCAGCACCAAAATGGCTGCACAGCATTTCCTCGATCGTGGACTGCGCAATATTGCGTTTGTCGGCCCCACGAATATGCCGAATCCAGTTTGGTATGCAAAAGCCTTTGAAGAAGCCGTCGAATCGCACGGCCTCTCCTTGACGGCCCTGAAATTACAGAAAGACCAGCCGAACCTACACGAAACGATCACCGAGTGGCTGCAAGGCCTCACGAAACCGGTCGGCGTCTTAGTCTGGGGGCATGGTTACGCGCGTGCTGTGGTGGACTGCTGCATGGCGGCAAACATCTCCGTGCCGCATGATGTGGCAGTGCTCAGTGGCAGCTACGATGAGCTCCTCTCACACGCCTGCTTCCCTTCACTGTCAGGCGTGCTCGGCCCCACTGAAACAATCGGCTATCAAGCAGCGAAGACATTGCATCGTCAAATGAAGGGAGAGACCGTGCCGATCGATGTTACATATATTCCGCCGCTCGGTGTGATGGATCGGCTATCGACCGATACCCTCGCAGTCAGAGATCCAAAGTTATTACAAGTCGTCTCCTACATCCGCGAACACGCCTTCGAGCCGATTACAACAGACGATATTTTGCGCGCAGTCCCGATGGCTCGAAGATCACTGGAGCGACATTTCCAGCAGGCATTCGGCCATTCTCCAGTGGACGAAATTCGCCGTATCCGAATCGACAAAGCCCGCCGACTCCTCGCCGAGACCGATATGCAAATGCAAAACATCGCGGAGGTCTGTGGCTATGCCACTTACAACTATCTGACCCATGTGTTTAAGAAAACGACTGGCATGACTCCCCGTGATTACCGAAAGCAGTTTCGTTCACAGGGACAAGGGGCTTCAAATTAA